A region of the Geothermobacter ehrlichii genome:
CGTTCTTCCGGGCCCAGCCCGGGCCTGCCGTGGACCAGGACCTTCTTGCCGGCCTGTTCCATCTCGGATACCAGACCGAGCTCGGCCAAGGTCATGGAGCCGCCGAAGCCAACGGTATCGGCGCTGGCGGCCTCCTCCAGCAGGTACCTGATCGCCTCCTCCCGGGCATCGCACACCCGCGTGGGAAACCCGTGTTTTTCCAGTGCGGCTGCAGCCTGCTCGAGCAGCCTCCTCCGGTGCCATTGAAAATGTTCGTCCATCTCGGCTTTCTCCTTCTCAAAAAAGCGCTAAACCTCTCCACCCCCGGACGGGATTTTCCATTGTAAGCCCTACCCCCCTGTCGACTTAACTGTTTCAGTTTGGTTCTTGGAATGTGTTTTCCGAAGGACACCCTCAGTAATCGATCCCTGGTTGAGCCTCGATTTTCTCTCGAAAGGCATGCTTGATTTCCCTGATCTCACTAACGGTATCCGCCACCTCAATAATTTGCGGGTGGGCATCGCGACCAGTAAGGGTCAGATGCAATAATGGCGACTTGTGCTTCAGTATGTCGAGAGCTTGTTCCAGATCTATCAGTTCCAGGTGCAAGGCATTGTTGATTTCGTCAAGAATCAAGAAGGTCGAAATGGCCTGACGCCATTTTTTCGTGGACCAATTGGATGGCCGCTTGGGATCTCTTCCGATGTTCGGCCTGCGAAGCACGGCTTGCGTTCGGGAGGCAGAACCCCATACCGGTGGCGATCAACTCGACCCTACTCCCCATCTTTTTTATCCCGCCCCATTCCCCGGCATAGGTGGTCCCCTTGATGAACTGAATGATGCAGACCCTGAGACCGGCCCCCCAGGCGCGCAGGGCCATGCCAAGGTCCGAGATCGTTTTTCCTTTGCCGTCACCGGCAATGACCAGGGTCAACCCCTTTTCTCCTTGGGCTCCAAACGCCGCACGGGGAGTGGATCCAACCCGGTCATTTTTCAGTTCCGTCCCCATGAGGGAACAAGCAGCCTTCCAATTCAACCATGGAGGCGATTTCGACATCCGGACCAAACGGCAAGCGTTCCCGGGCCTGCCCAAACCGGTTGATCCATACCACTCGAAAGCCGAAGGCTTTGGCACCGGCCACATCCCAGGCATTGGTGGACTGAAAGGCGATCTCGCCGGCCTCCAAACCCAGCCGGTTCACGGCTAGTCGATAGACCCGGGGATCGGGCTTGTAGACCCCGACCTCTTCCACCGACAGGGTCTGATCCAGAAGGCCGGCCAGACCGCTATTCTTTACCGCGGCCTCGAGCATGGTGGGAGAGCCGTTGGAAAGGATGGCCGTACGCAGGCCGCGACGTTTCAAATCCTCCAAGGCCTTCGGCACCTCCTCGTAGCAATCCAGATGCAGGTAGGCTTCCATAAGTTGCTTCTGCAGAGACCGGTCCTGAAGGTTGAAAATCTCCAGGGCGTAGCCGAGGGCATCTTCGGTGACCTGCCAGAAATCCGCATGTTGCTTCATCAGGCTTCGCAACCAGGTGTATTCGAGCTGCTTGCTCCGCCACTGTGCGGAGAGTCGGCAATCCCACCGAGTCGACCCCGGTACCGACCGATAGCGGAATGGACGTCGAAAAGGGTGCCGTAGGCGTCGAACACGCACGCTTTGATATTTCCCAGCAACGCTTCTTCCGGCATCACAAGCTCCAATCTCGTGGGTCAGTGGTCTTGTTGATTATCCTCTGATCCCCGGAGGCCCAAGGGCCATTTCCCAAGCGTTGGGTCGGAGGATGCCTTGGAGTCCGCTTCCCATTCACACCAGGACGCACCGGACGCCGCCTTCCTTGATACCGGGGCGGAAACAGCCGTTGCAGGAAATACAGTGGGCACGCTGGGATGAATCCTCCTGCCATTTACGAACCAGGTCCGGCTCCCGGATGAAAGGCCGGGAAAGAGCAATGAAATCTGCGTCTCCTTTCTCCAGAGCGATTTCACTGACCGCCTTGGAGCGGAAACCACCGACAGCAATGACCGGCACCCCGACCTGTTCCTTGATGCGCTTTGCATAACGGGCATTGTAGGCTTCCCGCCCGGGCGA
Encoded here:
- a CDS encoding cob(I)yrinic acid a,c-diamide adenosyltransferase is translated as MTLVIAGDGKGKTISDLGMALRAWGAGLRVCIIQFIKGTTYAGEWGGIKKMGSRVELIATGMGFCLPNASRASQAEHRKRSQAAIQLVHEKMASGHFDLLDS
- a CDS encoding cob(I)yrinic acid a,c-diamide adenosyltransferase, with the translated sequence MILDEINNALHLELIDLEQALDILKHKSPLLHLTLTGRDAHPQIIEVADTVSEIREIKHAFREKIEAQPGIDY